Proteins encoded by one window of Winogradskyella sp. PG-2:
- a CDS encoding putative porin: MYLQFNTEIDTSVVDTTLSIKKDYKFNYLQRDNFGLMPFANIGQTYNSLTFNLLSDNTSPLFGARARHFNYMESDDIRYYEVPTPWTRLTYKTAFEQGQMLDAFIAVNLSRQFNFSLAYKGLRSLGNYQNSLTSSGNFRFTSNIKSKNERYDAKLHVVMQDILNQENGGLKDEDLENFESGNEDFIDRSVFDPNFENAENILRGKTFYIKHSYDFGKIKDSLSKNRLAVFNTISLEDKYYQFSQTTPVTSFFGDSFTNNINDKVKLENFKSALGLYYSNNLLGDFMFAVNFTDLNYGYDSVVLFPNETIPNRIKSNYFGVEASYAKTYKGFNIKGNGGVNLSDEFVGSHLNGEINVKLFKDFSLKGGININTRLANYNYLLYQSNYINYNWYNFNSFKNINTQQLNFGIRSESLFNADIDISNIENHTYFNLEDTVNEIKVIAPKQYDKAIQYIRLKVQKEFRLGNIALDNTIMYQNVISDDNIINVPSVISRNTLYYSNQLFKKAMTLQTGVTFNYFTKYNMNGYDPLLAEFYTQNNNELGGFPRFDFFINAKIRQTRIFLKAEHFNSSFTGYDYFSAPNQPFRDFTVRFGLVWDFFL; the protein is encoded by the coding sequence ATGTACTTACAATTTAATACTGAGATTGATACTTCAGTGGTAGATACTACATTGTCAATTAAAAAGGATTATAAATTTAATTACTTACAAAGAGATAATTTTGGGTTAATGCCTTTTGCCAATATAGGGCAAACATATAATTCATTAACATTTAATTTATTATCTGATAATACATCACCTTTGTTCGGAGCAAGGGCTCGTCATTTTAATTATATGGAAAGTGATGATATTAGATACTATGAAGTGCCTACTCCATGGACACGATTAACATACAAAACTGCTTTTGAGCAAGGGCAAATGCTGGATGCTTTCATCGCTGTTAATTTATCAAGACAATTTAATTTTTCACTTGCCTATAAAGGGTTAAGGTCGTTAGGTAATTATCAAAATTCACTTACCAGTTCAGGTAATTTTAGATTTACGTCAAATATTAAGTCCAAGAATGAAAGATATGACGCTAAGTTACATGTTGTTATGCAGGATATATTAAATCAAGAAAACGGTGGTTTAAAGGACGAAGATCTTGAAAACTTTGAATCGGGTAACGAAGATTTTATTGACAGGTCTGTTTTCGATCCTAATTTTGAAAATGCTGAAAATATTTTAAGAGGTAAAACATTTTATATCAAGCATTCTTATGATTTTGGAAAGATAAAAGACTCATTAAGTAAGAATAGACTTGCTGTATTTAATACCATTTCTTTAGAAGATAAATATTACCAGTTTTCCCAAACAACTCCAGTAACAAGTTTTTTTGGTGATTCTTTTACCAACAATATTAACGATAAAGTTAAATTAGAGAATTTTAAATCAGCACTTGGATTATATTATTCTAATAATCTATTAGGTGACTTTATGTTCGCTGTTAATTTTACTGACCTTAACTATGGATATGATAGTGTAGTATTATTTCCAAATGAAACTATACCTAATAGAATTAAGTCGAATTATTTTGGTGTAGAAGCTTCTTATGCGAAAACCTATAAAGGATTTAATATAAAAGGAAATGGAGGAGTAAATCTCTCAGATGAATTCGTTGGAAGTCATTTAAATGGTGAAATAAATGTAAAGCTATTTAAAGATTTTAGCTTAAAAGGCGGTATTAATATAAATACAAGACTTGCTAACTATAATTACTTATTATATCAAAGTAATTACATCAATTATAATTGGTATAACTTTAATAGTTTTAAAAATATAAATACTCAACAATTAAATTTTGGAATTAGATCCGAAAGCCTTTTTAATGCAGACATAGATATTTCCAATATTGAAAACCATACGTATTTTAATCTTGAAGATACAGTTAATGAAATAAAAGTAATAGCCCCAAAACAATATGATAAGGCAATACAATATATAAGGCTCAAAGTACAAAAGGAGTTTAGATTGGGGAATATAGCTTTAGATAATACGATTATGTATCAAAATGTTATTAGTGATGATAATATCATTAATGTGCCATCTGTTATTTCTAGGAATACACTTTACTACTCTAATCAGTTATTTAAAAAAGCAATGACTCTGCAAACGGGTGTAACTTTTAATTACTTTACTAAATATAATATGAATGGTTACGACCCGTTGCTTGCAGAGTTTTATACTCAAAATAATAATGAATTAGGTGGGTTTCCAAGATTTGACTTTTTCATTAATGCAAAAATCAGGCAAACTCGGATTTTTCTTAAAGCAGAACACTTTAATTCTTCATTTACAGGTTATGACTACTTCTCCGCGCCAAATCAACCTTTCAGAGATTTTACTGTACGGTTTGGCCTAGTCTGGGATTTCTTCTTATAA
- a CDS encoding acyl-CoA dehydrogenase, producing the protein MDFNLTEEHLMIRDAARDFAQTELLPGVIERDNAQTFPDELVRKMGELGFMGIMVDPKYGGSGMDAISYVLIMEELSKIDASASVMVSVNNSLVCYGLEAYGTEEQKQKYLTKLATGESIGAFCLSEPEAGSDATSQRTTAIDKGDHYILNGTKNWITNGGRSDVYLVIAQTDKHKGSHGINAFIVEKGMKGFDIGPKEDKLGIRGSDTHTLQFNDVKVPKENRIGANGSGFRFAMKTLSGGRIGIAAQALGIAAGAYELALKYSKERKAFGTEICNHQAIAFKLADMYTEIEAARMLVMKAAWDKDQGNNYDMSSAMAKLYASKVAMEHTVEAVQIHGGNGFVKEYHVERLMRDAKITQIYEGTSEIQKIVISRNLIKG; encoded by the coding sequence ATGGACTTTAACTTAACAGAAGAACATTTAATGATTCGTGATGCTGCAAGAGATTTTGCTCAAACCGAATTACTTCCTGGTGTAATAGAACGTGATAATGCGCAAACATTTCCTGATGAATTAGTCCGTAAAATGGGAGAGTTAGGATTTATGGGGATTATGGTAGACCCAAAATATGGTGGAAGTGGAATGGATGCCATTTCTTATGTTTTAATTATGGAAGAATTATCTAAAATTGACGCTTCTGCTTCAGTTATGGTTTCCGTAAATAATTCATTAGTTTGCTATGGACTTGAAGCTTACGGAACTGAAGAACAAAAACAAAAATATCTTACCAAGTTAGCAACTGGAGAAAGTATAGGTGCATTTTGTTTAAGTGAACCAGAAGCAGGCAGTGATGCAACCTCTCAAAGGACAACTGCGATAGATAAGGGTGACCATTATATATTAAATGGTACCAAAAACTGGATTACAAACGGAGGACGTTCCGATGTTTACTTAGTAATTGCTCAAACAGATAAACATAAAGGTTCTCACGGTATTAATGCTTTTATTGTTGAAAAAGGAATGAAAGGTTTTGATATAGGACCAAAAGAAGATAAACTTGGCATTAGAGGAAGTGATACGCATACATTACAATTTAATGATGTAAAAGTTCCTAAAGAAAATAGAATTGGAGCTAATGGATCTGGATTTAGATTCGCAATGAAAACACTTTCTGGTGGAAGAATCGGTATTGCAGCACAAGCATTAGGTATTGCGGCGGGAGCTTATGAATTAGCATTGAAATATTCTAAAGAACGTAAGGCTTTTGGTACTGAAATATGTAACCATCAAGCCATTGCATTTAAGTTAGCTGACATGTATACCGAGATTGAAGCTGCTAGAATGTTAGTGATGAAAGCGGCTTGGGATAAAGATCAAGGTAATAATTATGATATGTCTAGTGCTATGGCAAAACTTTATGCTAGTAAAGTAGCAATGGAGCATACTGTTGAAGCAGTACAAATTCATGGTGGAAATGGATTTGTAAAAGAATATCATGTAGAACGTTTGATGCGTGATGCTAAAATTACACAGATATACGAAGGGACATCAGAAATTCAGAAGATTGTGATATCTCGCAACTTAATAAAAGGATAA
- a CDS encoding anhydro-N-acetylmuramic acid kinase: MIKSNYNVVGVMSGTSLDGIDIIYTSYLYDGEWEFEIKHSETVKYSEYWKFILSQLVHKSLDELYEIDNVYSEYLATVILDFIKRNELETIDFISSHGHTALHQPKDGLTLQIGNQQILADILKLKVICDFRVKDLELGGQGAPLVPIGDRLLFSNYDYCLNLGGFANISFENNSNRIAYDICPVNIVLNHYASKLNLEFDDKGQIASKGNINEVLLLRLNSLTFYDEKPPKSLGLEWVETNVFPIIESLNLETEDTLRTIVEHIAIQISKNLNQNESNVLVTGGGAYSDFLMRRINELSNSKIIIPKNKILEFKEALIFGLLGILKERNEVNCLMSVTGAKKDHSSGKILIPKNHI; this comes from the coding sequence ATGATAAAATCCAATTATAATGTCGTAGGAGTAATGTCAGGAACGTCTTTAGATGGTATCGATATCATATATACATCTTATCTGTATGATGGCGAATGGGAGTTTGAAATTAAACATTCAGAAACGGTTAAATATTCAGAGTATTGGAAATTCATTTTAAGTCAATTAGTGCATAAATCTTTGGATGAGTTGTATGAAATTGATAATGTATATTCCGAATATTTAGCAACTGTAATTTTGGATTTTATAAAAAGAAATGAACTTGAGACTATCGATTTTATTTCATCTCATGGACATACAGCATTACATCAACCAAAGGATGGGTTAACTCTTCAAATTGGTAATCAACAAATTTTAGCTGATATATTAAAATTGAAAGTTATTTGTGATTTTAGAGTAAAAGATCTTGAACTTGGTGGGCAAGGCGCTCCATTAGTACCAATCGGTGATCGATTATTATTTAGTAATTATGACTATTGTCTAAATTTGGGTGGTTTTGCGAATATTTCATTTGAAAATAATTCTAACCGTATAGCTTATGATATTTGTCCTGTGAATATTGTGTTAAATCATTATGCTTCAAAATTGAATTTAGAATTTGATGATAAAGGACAAATAGCTTCCAAAGGAAATATTAATGAAGTGTTGTTACTAAGGTTAAATAGCCTAACTTTTTATGATGAAAAACCACCAAAATCATTAGGTTTAGAATGGGTTGAAACCAATGTTTTTCCTATTATAGAATCATTAAACCTAGAAACTGAAGATACTCTTAGAACAATTGTTGAGCATATTGCTATTCAGATTTCAAAAAATCTAAATCAAAACGAAAGTAATGTTTTAGTGACTGGTGGTGGAGCATATAGCGATTTTTTAATGCGTCGGATCAATGAGCTTTCAAATTCTAAAATTATAATTCCAAAAAATAAAATTCTCGAATTTAAAGAAGCTTTGATTTTTGGACTTTTAGGAATTTTAAAAGAAAGGAACGAGGTGAATTGTCTTATGAGTGTAACTGGAGCGAAAAAAGATCATTCATCTGGTAAAATATTAATTCCTAAAAATCATATTTAA
- a CDS encoding Glu/Leu/Phe/Val dehydrogenase dimerization domain-containing protein: MKKLLQTYENKAPEIVFHWNDPETDAEGWTVINSLRGGAAGGGTRMRKGLDKNEVLSLAKTMEVKFTVSGPAIGGAKSGINFDPQDPRKTGVLERWYAAVSPLLKSYYGTGGDLNVDEIHEVIPITEESGVWHPQEGVFEGHFKPTQADKINRIGQLRHGVIKVIENPKYSPDVNKKYTVADMITGFGVAVAAKHFYDINADSIKGKRAVVQGFGNVGAAAAFYFAQMGAKVVGIIDRVGGLINEEGFSFNEITDLYLNKNGNTLVADNLIPFDEINNRIWSLQTEVFAPCAASRLITQNQIDQMIDTGLEVITCGANVPFADKEIFFGPIMEHTDQKVSLIPDFISNCGMARVFAYFMERKVQMTDEAIFNDTSRVIRKALKEVDKNNSTKIGISETAFETALKQLI; encoded by the coding sequence ATTAAGAAATTACTTCAAACGTACGAAAATAAGGCACCAGAAATTGTGTTTCATTGGAATGATCCAGAAACAGATGCAGAAGGCTGGACGGTTATAAATTCACTCAGAGGTGGAGCTGCTGGTGGAGGAACGAGAATGCGAAAAGGCTTAGATAAAAATGAAGTTTTATCCTTAGCAAAAACTATGGAAGTAAAATTCACGGTTTCAGGACCTGCAATAGGAGGTGCTAAATCGGGTATTAATTTTGATCCTCAAGATCCAAGAAAAACAGGAGTATTAGAACGTTGGTATGCAGCTGTCTCTCCACTACTAAAAAGTTATTATGGTACTGGTGGAGATTTAAATGTAGATGAAATACACGAAGTAATTCCAATTACAGAAGAAAGTGGTGTTTGGCATCCACAAGAAGGTGTTTTTGAAGGTCATTTTAAACCAACACAAGCTGATAAGATTAATAGAATTGGACAGTTGAGACATGGAGTAATTAAAGTAATTGAAAACCCAAAATATTCGCCAGATGTTAATAAAAAATATACTGTTGCAGATATGATTACTGGTTTTGGTGTCGCTGTAGCTGCTAAACATTTTTACGATATTAATGCCGATTCAATAAAAGGTAAGCGTGCTGTTGTACAAGGTTTTGGTAACGTTGGTGCTGCTGCTGCTTTTTATTTTGCTCAAATGGGCGCTAAAGTCGTTGGTATAATTGATCGTGTTGGTGGATTGATAAACGAAGAAGGATTTTCATTTAATGAGATTACAGATTTATATCTCAATAAAAATGGAAATACACTTGTAGCTGATAACCTAATTCCATTTGATGAGATAAATAATAGAATTTGGTCTCTACAGACAGAAGTTTTTGCACCATGTGCTGCGTCGAGATTGATAACTCAAAATCAAATAGATCAGATGATTGACACAGGTTTAGAGGTTATTACATGCGGAGCAAATGTTCCTTTTGCCGATAAAGAAATTTTCTTTGGACCAATAATGGAACACACAGATCAGAAAGTTAGTTTAATACCAGATTTTATTTCAAATTGTGGTATGGCAAGAGTTTTTGCGTATTTTATGGAGCGCAAAGTACAAATGACGGATGAAGCTATTTTCAATGACACCTCTCGGGTAATTAGAAAAGCATTAAAAGAAGTAGATAAAAATAATTCAACAAAAATTGGTATTAGTGAAACAGCCTTTGAGACAGCACTAAAACAATTAATATAA
- a CDS encoding RagB/SusD family nutrient uptake outer membrane protein has protein sequence MALSVSTYGWYRASITEYQCTEDFTFTDNYQVWRHYYRVIRSANTVIDALGGEAADPENLTNRANLGQALTMRAHSYFYLTQYMSNDYNPSAEILPIYRGVSNIGVGKSTTAEVFELIESDLNRAIVLMADYTRPTKTQADKTIAKAVLAYTIAATRDVSRMGEVVSLCDAVIAESGATVMSAAEITGGFNNLATPGWIWGVDLNPDIGLRLVSWWGQVDAFSYSYAWAGDAKAIDQNLYDAIPADDARKAQFFPGTGYYNLMPLDKFYDASRIIGGPSGTVVADYVYMRIAELHMLKAEALAKMGQDGAARTALANVLDQRLPDTSYLNGLSGTALQDEIHLQTRIEFWGEGKSYLSLKRNQQMTGARGSNHLSFVGESFAHNSEQMTFEIPELEIQSNVFINEQN, from the coding sequence ATGGCTTTATCTGTAAGTACTTATGGATGGTACAGAGCTAGTATTACTGAATATCAGTGTACAGAAGATTTCACCTTTACTGATAACTACCAAGTTTGGAGACATTACTACAGAGTAATTCGTTCTGCAAATACAGTTATTGATGCTTTAGGTGGTGAGGCAGCTGATCCAGAAAACCTTACTAACAGAGCAAATTTAGGTCAAGCTTTAACAATGAGAGCTCACTCTTATTTTTACTTAACTCAGTACATGTCTAATGATTATAATCCATCAGCGGAGATACTTCCAATATACAGAGGTGTTTCTAACATTGGTGTTGGTAAGTCTACAACGGCAGAAGTATTTGAATTAATTGAAAGTGATTTAAACAGAGCGATAGTGTTAATGGCGGATTATACAAGACCGACAAAAACACAAGCTGATAAGACAATAGCTAAAGCAGTATTAGCTTACACTATTGCAGCAACACGTGATGTATCTCGTATGGGTGAAGTGGTTTCTCTATGTGATGCAGTTATCGCTGAGTCTGGTGCAACAGTAATGAGTGCAGCAGAAATAACAGGTGGATTTAACAACTTAGCAACTCCGGGATGGATTTGGGGTGTAGACCTTAACCCAGATATCGGATTGAGATTAGTATCTTGGTGGGGACAAGTTGATGCGTTTTCATACAGTTATGCTTGGGCAGGTGATGCAAAAGCAATCGATCAGAATTTATATGATGCAATTCCTGCAGATGATGCAAGAAAGGCACAATTCTTCCCAGGTACAGGTTATTATAACTTAATGCCATTAGATAAGTTTTACGATGCTAGTAGAATCATTGGTGGTCCAAGTGGAACAGTAGTTGCAGATTACGTATATATGAGAATTGCAGAATTACATATGTTAAAAGCAGAAGCATTAGCTAAGATGGGACAAGATGGAGCAGCTAGAACAGCATTAGCAAATGTATTAGATCAGCGTTTGCCAGATACATCTTATTTAAATGGATTATCAGGAACAGCTTTACAAGATGAAATTCATTTACAAACTCGTATAGAGTTCTGGGGTGAGGGTAAATCTTACTTATCGCTTAAGCGTAATCAGCAGATGACAGGAGCAAGAGGAAGTAATCACTTATCTTTTGTAGGTGAATCTTTTGCACATAACTCTGAGCAAATGACTTTTGAAATCCCTGAATTAGAGATTCAAAGTAACGTTTTCATTAACGAACAAAACTAA
- a CDS encoding HRDC domain-containing protein — protein MKLNKEIDLVWKFVNNTNRNIFLTGKAGTGKTTFLHKLKMQSQKRMVVVAPTGVAAINAKGVTIHSFFQMPFGPILPDTNLNSSSGFIRKFSRTKINIIRSLDLLVIDEISMVRADLLDGIDKTLRRFKNKNLIFGGVQLLMIGDLQQLSPVVKENEWRLLSPFYKNAFFFSSQAYQNSNPITIELKHIYRQENPLFIDILNEVRNNRLSQTSAKQLNERYHPDFTPNEKDGYISLTTHNNKANQTNRQELEKLKSKSISYNAIIEGNFPEHSYPNKEELKLKVGAQVMFIKNDSSEEKRYFNGKIGKVILLDEDEVVVNCPDDDFNIITKPEVWENIKYTVNSETKAISEDKIGSYTQIPLRLAWSITIHKSQGLTFKKAIIDAAGAFAHGQTYVALSRCKSLEGLVLKSRIRPNQIISDSNVISFNKDAEANQPNDEILQESKRIFQLDLISEVFNFYKFLYPVNRILDMYYKNRGSIEGNIEDSMNRIKDSVTNLLKVSTSFNAQLKSIGESSDIPEFNEILQKRFRKAIFYFNDQTKSIIEVSLKTFAYATDNRAIEKDINKQYDTFEELLAAKLSYFEGLKEGFNVEKFLDLRAKSVFLGKDKPKKQRKTIIDGTTNVELFALLRELRNQIAKREDLVHFQIFTQKSLYAICEILPTSKEELKAIHGLGKKRIEKYGAEILQVILNYCDENDIETSNDNSVFEELKPKRKKGDTNKISLELFKAGKSIDQIALERELNSNTIFGHLAGFISSGEVKITDLMPKTHYLELKELIPTKIFENLSDLKHQIDNKFSYRELRLVMNELSKN, from the coding sequence ATGAAATTAAATAAAGAAATTGATCTTGTCTGGAAATTTGTCAATAATACAAATAGAAATATTTTCTTAACAGGCAAGGCTGGAACAGGAAAGACTACCTTTTTGCATAAGTTAAAGATGCAATCTCAAAAAAGAATGGTTGTTGTTGCACCAACTGGTGTTGCGGCTATTAATGCTAAGGGTGTTACAATTCATTCTTTTTTCCAAATGCCTTTTGGTCCTATTCTGCCTGATACTAATTTAAATTCTTCATCGGGTTTTATTAGAAAGTTTAGTAGAACAAAGATTAATATAATTAGGTCTTTGGATTTATTAGTTATTGATGAGATTAGTATGGTTAGAGCTGATTTATTAGATGGGATTGATAAGACCTTAAGACGTTTTAAAAACAAAAATCTAATTTTTGGTGGGGTGCAATTACTTATGATAGGAGACCTCCAACAATTATCCCCAGTAGTGAAGGAAAACGAATGGAGATTATTGAGTCCTTTTTATAAGAATGCTTTTTTCTTCAGTAGTCAAGCATATCAAAATTCAAACCCAATTACAATTGAGTTAAAACATATTTATAGGCAAGAGAATCCATTATTTATTGATATTTTAAATGAAGTTAGAAATAATAGATTAAGTCAAACTTCTGCAAAACAACTTAATGAAAGGTACCACCCTGATTTTACTCCAAATGAAAAGGATGGTTATATTTCTTTAACAACTCATAATAACAAGGCAAACCAAACCAATAGGCAAGAGCTTGAAAAACTTAAAAGTAAATCAATAAGTTACAATGCAATTATAGAAGGTAACTTTCCAGAACATTCTTACCCTAATAAAGAAGAGTTGAAATTAAAAGTTGGGGCTCAAGTAATGTTTATTAAAAATGATAGTTCTGAAGAAAAACGGTATTTTAATGGTAAGATAGGAAAAGTAATTTTACTAGATGAAGATGAAGTAGTAGTTAACTGCCCAGATGATGATTTTAATATTATTACAAAGCCAGAGGTATGGGAAAACATAAAATATACTGTCAATTCGGAAACAAAAGCTATTTCTGAAGATAAGATTGGTAGTTATACGCAAATACCTTTACGTTTAGCTTGGTCTATTACTATTCATAAAAGCCAAGGATTGACTTTTAAAAAAGCCATAATAGATGCAGCAGGGGCTTTCGCTCATGGGCAAACTTATGTCGCGCTTAGTCGATGTAAATCACTAGAAGGTTTAGTTTTAAAAAGTAGGATTAGACCAAATCAAATCATAAGTGATAGTAATGTTATTTCTTTTAATAAAGATGCAGAAGCCAATCAGCCTAATGATGAGATTTTGCAAGAATCTAAGAGAATATTTCAATTGGATTTAATTTCAGAAGTATTTAATTTTTATAAATTTCTATATCCAGTAAATAGGATTCTAGATATGTATTATAAAAATAGAGGTAGTATAGAAGGTAATATTGAAGATTCTATGAATCGAATAAAAGATAGTGTAACTAATTTATTGAAAGTAAGTACGTCTTTCAATGCTCAATTAAAATCAATTGGAGAATCATCAGATATTCCTGAGTTTAATGAAATTCTGCAGAAACGATTTAGAAAAGCGATATTTTATTTTAATGACCAAACTAAATCAATAATAGAAGTCTCATTAAAAACTTTTGCTTATGCAACAGATAATAGAGCAATTGAAAAAGATATAAATAAGCAGTATGATACATTCGAAGAATTATTAGCGGCTAAGTTGTCATATTTTGAAGGACTCAAAGAGGGATTCAATGTGGAAAAGTTTTTAGATTTAAGAGCCAAATCTGTATTCTTAGGAAAAGATAAACCTAAGAAACAACGAAAAACTATTATTGATGGAACAACAAATGTTGAACTCTTCGCATTACTTAGAGAACTTAGAAATCAAATTGCAAAAAGAGAAGATTTAGTACACTTTCAAATTTTTACACAAAAGTCTTTATATGCTATCTGCGAAATATTGCCTACTTCTAAAGAAGAACTAAAAGCAATTCATGGTTTGGGTAAAAAGCGTATTGAAAAGTATGGAGCAGAAATATTACAAGTCATATTAAACTATTGTGATGAAAATGATATTGAAACCTCTAATGATAATTCAGTTTTTGAAGAACTAAAGCCTAAACGCAAAAAAGGAGATACTAATAAAATATCTTTAGAATTATTTAAAGCTGGAAAATCCATAGATCAAATAGCATTAGAGCGTGAGTTAAATTCAAATACTATATTTGGTCACTTGGCAGGTTTTATATCTTCAGGAGAAGTGAAAATTACAGACTTAATGCCTAAAACTCATTATTTAGAATTAAAAGAACTCATTCCTACTAAAATCTTTGAAAATCTGTCAGATTTAAAGCATCAAATAGATAATAAATTTTCTTATAGAGAATTAAGATTAGTTATGAATGAACTTTCTAAGAATTAA